One Edaphobacter flagellatus genomic region harbors:
- a CDS encoding NAD(P)/FAD-dependent oxidoreductase: protein MVWVPSQKQVSAEVVIIGGGPAGLAAAIALREKGIECMVVEALEPPIDKGCGEGLMPDAIQSLKTLGVEISEEDGYPFRGIRFANSAHRVHGYFPNGIGMGVRRTRLHQRMSDRAREVGVILAWSSRATMQNSRELLINGVQTNFRWLIGADGATSRIRRWAGLSEEKTFSQRFGFRRHYQVGPWSECVEVHWGLMGQVYITPIAHDCVCVVLITRNGKGGNDFLSGFPEVALRLKGAQIVTPKRGAVSVTRKLKRVANESVALIGDASGSADSITGEGLALSFRQAIALAASIERGDLSDYRKAHHLIGKRPDSMAKLMLAMDRWPALERRGMRALASDTPFFPELLSVHMGLENLPSFALRRGPQLGWRLLTNHG, encoded by the coding sequence ATGGTTTGGGTTCCGTCTCAAAAGCAAGTTAGTGCTGAGGTAGTGATTATCGGCGGTGGTCCCGCTGGCCTGGCTGCTGCAATCGCGTTGCGGGAGAAAGGCATCGAGTGCATGGTAGTAGAAGCGCTCGAACCACCCATCGATAAAGGATGTGGAGAAGGTTTGATGCCCGATGCCATCCAATCGCTCAAGACCCTGGGTGTTGAGATTAGCGAAGAGGACGGATATCCCTTCAGAGGAATCCGATTCGCGAACAGTGCACATCGAGTTCACGGATATTTCCCGAATGGAATCGGGATGGGAGTTCGTCGCACGCGTCTGCATCAGAGAATGAGTGATCGTGCACGTGAAGTTGGTGTGATCCTGGCATGGAGTAGCCGTGCAACCATGCAAAACAGTAGGGAGTTATTGATAAACGGGGTACAGACGAACTTCCGATGGTTGATTGGAGCGGATGGCGCGACGTCGCGGATACGCAGGTGGGCAGGACTTAGCGAGGAGAAGACCTTCAGCCAGCGCTTCGGCTTTCGACGTCATTACCAAGTCGGCCCCTGGAGCGAGTGCGTAGAGGTGCATTGGGGGTTAATGGGGCAGGTATACATCACACCAATTGCTCATGACTGTGTATGTGTAGTGCTGATTACGCGCAATGGTAAAGGCGGCAACGACTTCCTTAGTGGGTTTCCCGAGGTCGCACTAAGACTTAAGGGCGCACAGATTGTGACTCCGAAACGAGGCGCCGTCTCAGTAACCAGAAAGTTGAAACGGGTTGCGAATGAGTCGGTCGCTCTAATCGGCGACGCTTCTGGTTCTGCAGATTCGATCACAGGAGAGGGATTGGCATTATCCTTCCGGCAGGCTATCGCACTCGCCGCTTCAATCGAACGAGGCGATCTGAGCGACTACCGCAAAGCACATCACCTAATTGGGAAACGTCCCGATTCCATGGCGAAACTAATGCTTGCCATGGATCGCTGGCCGGCCTTGGAGAGGCGAGGAATGAGAGCATTAGCTTCTGATACACCGTTCTTTCCGGAACTCTTGTCGGTCCACATGGGACTAGAGAATCTTCCATCTTTTGCACTTCGGCGTGGACCGCAACTCGGATGGCGACTCCTTACCAACCACGGTTAG
- a CDS encoding aspartate aminotransferase family protein, translating into MASSLTYANYDRRQLFSQSEQQRSYAQHVNPIWVKLLDALGMNVQYTHCSGSELYTRDGRTILDCLSGYCVHNVGHNHPHVVAELVAELQSQSPAMLQSNVVEKAGALARILCENASGKVSKAFFCSSGSEGIEAVIKFARAHTGRTDLIYAAGAFHGLTCGALSLMGSDFWRESFGPMLDGTHEVPFGDLSAIEKLLVTKKIAAVILEPIQAEAGILLPPADYLPGVQKLCQKHGALFVLDEVQTGMGRTGTFLAGQRYGVAPDMIVMAKALSGGLVPCASVLMTEEIYKSVFHSLRRAFIHTSTFSENSLAMCAGIATVEVLQNEGLIERANSLGMEFRDQLRTALGPYEMVKEVRGEGMLTGIEFRAPRSLSMRISFEAFKAVHPGLFGQVLVMRMFNDKDILAQICGNNFMVLKVAPPLTVTESQLKYCVESIRSVIETVHSSSVFWVDALNLGRRAMSL; encoded by the coding sequence ATGGCATCTTCACTCACCTACGCGAATTATGACAGGAGACAGCTCTTCTCGCAGTCCGAACAGCAGCGATCCTATGCGCAGCACGTTAATCCGATCTGGGTTAAGCTATTGGACGCGCTCGGGATGAACGTGCAATATACACATTGCAGCGGGTCGGAGCTTTACACAAGAGATGGCCGAACGATTCTCGACTGCCTGTCTGGGTATTGTGTCCACAACGTCGGTCACAATCATCCCCACGTCGTCGCCGAGCTGGTGGCTGAGCTGCAAAGCCAAAGCCCGGCTATGCTCCAAAGCAATGTAGTAGAAAAAGCTGGGGCGCTTGCTCGAATTCTTTGCGAGAACGCGAGCGGGAAAGTCTCCAAGGCTTTTTTCTGTAGTTCCGGAAGCGAAGGAATCGAAGCTGTCATTAAGTTCGCTCGCGCACATACTGGCAGGACAGATCTCATATACGCTGCCGGTGCATTCCACGGATTGACTTGCGGAGCGCTTTCGCTGATGGGAAGTGATTTCTGGCGTGAGAGCTTCGGGCCGATGCTAGACGGAACTCACGAGGTACCATTTGGAGATCTTTCGGCGATTGAGAAGTTACTCGTGACGAAGAAGATTGCCGCCGTCATCCTCGAGCCTATTCAGGCCGAGGCGGGAATTCTTCTTCCGCCTGCGGATTACCTCCCCGGGGTTCAGAAACTCTGTCAGAAGCATGGGGCACTCTTTGTTCTGGATGAAGTACAGACCGGAATGGGACGCACCGGTACGTTCCTCGCAGGACAACGGTATGGCGTAGCGCCAGACATGATTGTCATGGCGAAAGCTCTCAGTGGGGGCCTAGTTCCGTGCGCCTCCGTGCTGATGACGGAGGAGATCTACAAATCGGTCTTTCATTCCTTGCGGAGAGCATTCATTCATACTTCTACCTTCAGCGAAAATTCGTTGGCTATGTGCGCAGGTATAGCTACGGTAGAGGTCCTACAGAATGAAGGATTGATTGAGCGTGCGAATAGCCTCGGAATGGAATTTCGAGACCAACTGCGTACAGCACTCGGCCCATATGAAATGGTGAAAGAGGTGCGCGGCGAAGGCATGTTGACGGGAATTGAGTTCCGCGCCCCGCGTAGTCTTTCTATGAGAATTTCTTTTGAAGCATTCAAAGCCGTCCATCCGGGCCTATTCGGGCAGGTCTTGGTAATGCGAATGTTCAACGACAAAGATATTTTGGCTCAGATCTGCGGAAACAACTTCATGGTGCTAAAGGTTGCACCACCTCTGACGGTGACTGAGTCACAACTGAAATATTGTGTGGAGTCGATACGTAGCGTGATCGAGACAGTACATTCTTCGTCTGTCTTCTGGGTGGATGCCCTCAATCTCGGGCGCCGGGCGATGTCTCTCTAA
- a CDS encoding VIT1/CCC1 transporter family protein codes for MTVHHMEQHRTERIGWLRAAVLGANDGILSTASLVLGVAAAHGSRRNTLVAGVAGLVAGAMSMAAGEYVSVHSQADTEQAALKLEREELGTDNEGEHRELASIYVSRGLEPLLAERVAQQLMDHDALGAHARDELGISEALIARPIQAALSSAASFAAGAVLPLIVATIASHALLVPLVAGTSLLFLALLGSLAAKAGGASVGAGAIRVTFWGALAMAVTAGVGALFGTNP; via the coding sequence ATGACTGTCCATCATATGGAGCAACATCGCACAGAACGCATTGGGTGGCTGCGAGCTGCGGTTTTGGGCGCAAATGATGGGATACTCTCCACCGCAAGTCTCGTGCTTGGGGTCGCAGCTGCGCATGGGAGCCGTCGCAACACTCTGGTTGCTGGAGTCGCCGGATTAGTGGCTGGCGCTATGTCGATGGCCGCTGGCGAATACGTCTCAGTACATTCTCAGGCAGACACTGAACAGGCTGCTCTTAAGCTCGAACGCGAAGAACTAGGAACTGACAATGAGGGAGAGCATAGAGAGTTAGCATCGATATATGTCTCCCGTGGACTTGAGCCTTTGCTCGCTGAACGTGTTGCACAGCAGTTGATGGACCATGATGCATTGGGGGCTCATGCGCGCGATGAACTCGGAATATCCGAGGCTCTGATTGCCCGTCCGATCCAGGCCGCGTTGTCCTCTGCTGCCAGCTTCGCCGCGGGTGCGGTCTTACCTCTTATCGTTGCGACGATTGCATCGCATGCACTTCTGGTCCCTCTTGTAGCTGGAACCTCTCTGCTTTTTCTTGCGCTTCTGGGCAGTCTCGCCGCAAAGGCTGGCGGCGCAAGCGTTGGCGCCGGAGCCATACGTGTCACATTCTGGGGAGCGCTGGCCATGGCGGTCACAGCAGGCGTTGGCGCACTCTTTGGAACAAATCCGTGA
- a CDS encoding heme-binding domain-containing protein: MKKAFFIVGGVGIVLLIFSFVRMFSGPTSASPQPHSPVSASMEAQLRPDAEVRATIHRACYACHSNNPENPWYAGVWPISSFVTADRQTGSARLNFSEWDRLSPEMSKIRLNDACVMMSQDKMPLWYYRPFHPMSGVSSREVQHFCDWVKGLPE, from the coding sequence GTGAAAAAAGCCTTTTTCATTGTTGGTGGCGTGGGAATCGTCCTCCTGATTTTCTCTTTTGTGCGTATGTTCTCCGGCCCAACATCGGCGTCGCCCCAACCTCATAGCCCCGTAAGCGCGAGCATGGAGGCGCAACTCCGTCCCGACGCGGAGGTACGAGCCACAATCCATCGTGCATGTTATGCCTGCCATTCCAACAATCCGGAAAATCCATGGTATGCGGGTGTGTGGCCCATCTCCTCGTTCGTGACTGCTGACCGACAGACAGGATCGGCGCGGCTCAATTTCTCCGAGTGGGACCGCCTGAGCCCGGAGATGTCAAAGATACGCTTGAACGATGCATGCGTCATGATGAGTCAGGATAAGATGCCTCTCTGGTACTACCGCCCTTTCCACCCTATGTCTGGAGTCTCCTCGCGGGAAGTTCAACACTTCTGCGATTGGGTGAAGGGACTGCCGGAATGA
- a CDS encoding cytochrome-c peroxidase → MRAFDPNPDADISPTALRRQFTPLAVPAPGLPSSQALIDLGRKLYYDERLSAGNNTSCNSCHLLNAYGVDGHRLSTGHDGRLGGRNAPTVYNAALNFVQFWDGRAANLAAQAKGPILNPVEMGMPSGDAVVARIKTLPGYTDPFKAAFPGSTEPVTFDHFADAVAAFEGGLRTPARWDGYLLGDENALSATEKIGLQVFLKTGCASCHAGQGLGGNSFQKVGYTHPWPDQHDPGRYQVTTLDRDRLVFKVPTLRNIEKTGPYFHDGKVASLDDAVRLMGENQCGKNLTDKDVAFVVAFLKSLTGALPQQYISLPLDTERAHMSKVPPAGN, encoded by the coding sequence ATGAGAGCCTTCGATCCCAACCCGGATGCTGATATTTCGCCGACCGCCCTGCGCCGTCAATTCACTCCGCTTGCGGTGCCTGCTCCCGGCCTGCCTTCGTCGCAGGCCCTCATCGACCTGGGCCGGAAACTTTACTACGACGAGAGGCTCTCTGCAGGCAACAATACCTCGTGCAACTCCTGCCATCTCCTTAATGCCTACGGAGTTGACGGGCACAGACTGTCGACCGGTCACGATGGACGGCTAGGCGGACGCAATGCACCGACTGTATACAACGCAGCACTCAATTTCGTTCAGTTCTGGGACGGACGGGCCGCCAATCTCGCTGCACAGGCAAAAGGCCCGATCTTGAACCCCGTGGAGATGGGAATGCCGAGTGGCGATGCGGTAGTCGCGCGAATAAAAACCCTTCCCGGCTACACTGATCCATTTAAGGCTGCATTTCCCGGATCTACCGAGCCCGTCACCTTTGACCATTTTGCAGACGCAGTCGCTGCCTTTGAAGGCGGTCTGAGGACTCCAGCACGATGGGACGGCTACCTCCTGGGAGACGAGAACGCCCTTAGTGCAACAGAAAAGATCGGATTACAAGTTTTTCTGAAGACCGGATGTGCATCCTGCCATGCGGGGCAGGGGCTAGGAGGCAACTCCTTCCAAAAAGTGGGTTACACACACCCGTGGCCCGATCAACATGATCCTGGCCGGTATCAAGTTACAACTCTTGATCGCGATCGGCTTGTCTTCAAGGTGCCGACCCTCAGAAATATCGAAAAGACAGGTCCATACTTCCACGATGGCAAGGTCGCTTCCCTAGACGATGCTGTCAGACTCATGGGCGAAAACCAGTGCGGCAAGAACCTCACCGACAAAGATGTGGCGTTTGTCGTTGCCTTTCTTAAATCGCTCACGGGCGCTCTGCCACAGCAATATATCTCGCTTCCGCTCGATACGGAGAGAGCACACATGTCCAAAGTACCTCCCGCGGGTAACTGA
- a CDS encoding sensor histidine kinase: protein MPHRLSLTATIVNRSVIGTVYLAVLLIFFGAQIVFTTFMALPPLSVFFLVALGSSLRLIEIVYAKHLTGRDGSTGIWLAVPSIIWALVLALLLAMLTRQADTHYFGMLILPILEAAIYFSLVATLVVATAASMISLFWVAYVAGFRSPFEGGEILEASTLVLVYFIVGCLVWLLVHMLRDREEQLRQKLGDLETTRSKLIEEEKLAAMGRLASAVAHEIRNPVAIIASSLEIAASKAFASDEREEMSHIAALEAKRLEKLTTDFLSYARPGGAPFQPLDATILIGYIVSIVQPQILQKGLQISVAMCSRCAIDGDESQLQQALLNLMRNAIEASPQNGRILVSVDQPSEVDLRIRIENGGPALPQRIARHMFEPFFTAKEGGTGLGLAIARSIIDRHHGELYLARNEENHIVFAISLPLVKKNAIREAQPAVEF from the coding sequence ATGCCTCATCGTCTTTCACTTACCGCTACCATCGTCAACCGCTCGGTTATCGGAACCGTATATCTTGCCGTACTTCTCATTTTTTTCGGAGCACAGATTGTTTTCACTACTTTCATGGCCCTACCTCCGCTATCTGTCTTTTTTCTGGTTGCGCTTGGAAGTAGCCTTCGGCTCATAGAAATTGTTTACGCCAAACATCTGACTGGCCGAGACGGATCGACTGGCATATGGTTGGCAGTCCCCTCGATTATCTGGGCATTGGTGCTGGCGCTTCTGCTCGCCATGCTAACCCGGCAGGCTGATACGCATTATTTCGGAATGCTGATCTTGCCGATCCTTGAGGCGGCAATCTATTTTTCACTTGTAGCAACATTGGTCGTCGCTACCGCGGCGTCAATGATCTCCCTCTTTTGGGTCGCATATGTAGCGGGCTTTCGCTCTCCGTTCGAGGGAGGCGAAATACTGGAGGCTAGCACCCTGGTGCTGGTGTACTTCATCGTAGGTTGCCTGGTATGGCTGCTCGTGCATATGCTGCGTGATCGCGAAGAGCAACTCCGTCAGAAACTAGGCGACCTGGAAACAACGCGAAGTAAACTCATCGAAGAAGAGAAATTGGCGGCAATGGGACGCCTGGCCAGCGCCGTCGCTCACGAAATCAGAAATCCTGTCGCCATCATCGCCAGCTCCCTTGAGATAGCGGCATCAAAGGCGTTTGCCTCGGATGAGCGAGAAGAAATGTCGCATATAGCCGCTCTCGAAGCGAAACGGCTGGAAAAACTCACAACAGATTTTCTCTCATATGCGCGACCTGGAGGAGCTCCATTCCAACCTCTCGATGCAACAATCCTCATTGGCTATATCGTTTCGATTGTTCAACCACAGATCCTCCAAAAGGGACTGCAAATCAGTGTAGCGATGTGCAGCAGATGCGCTATCGACGGTGATGAGAGCCAGTTACAACAGGCGCTCCTAAACCTAATGCGCAACGCCATTGAAGCTTCGCCGCAGAACGGTCGCATCCTTGTTAGCGTCGACCAGCCTTCGGAGGTGGATTTACGGATCAGGATCGAAAATGGGGGGCCTGCGCTTCCCCAGCGCATCGCACGGCATATGTTTGAACCGTTCTTTACCGCAAAAGAAGGTGGCACAGGGCTAGGTCTTGCGATTGCCAGAAGCATTATCGATAGGCATCACGGTGAACTCTACTTGGCTCGAAATGAGGAGAATCATATCGTTTTTGCGATCTCTCTTCCGCTGGTAAAGAAGAACGCAATAAGAGAAGCGCAACCCGCGGTGGAGTTCTAA